The following are encoded together in the Streptomyces rapamycinicus NRRL 5491 genome:
- a CDS encoding serine/threonine-protein kinase: MTDPTDGTVCHRPDCRGGGLGRINARGFCSECGRRPLPAAAPPAPPPAGSAAPLASESTATTARARRRDVARKFTVRPAGEGLLNLPRVELPSLRDLVMDDPHPPSRGQTCGWEGCDATVGAPYAGQPALSRGYCPRCRHPFDFTPRLSPGDLLGDQYRVIGCVGYGGLGWVYLAEDTQLDDQPVAIKGLINNEDEAALRVAVEERRYLTVLDHPGIVRIINYVTQPDPRDEGALTGYIVMEFVGGMTLAQIKDHIADAVRPYDGPRLYEHILAYGCLVLRALGYLHGEKLLYCDLKPSNVMHYEDRVKVIDLGAVRRLGQRDGGPPVITEAFAAPEVLARGASALTERHDLFGVGRTLEELSDKAARQTQRPPGLGAESYRRVLARATAADPERRFGSAAEMSEQLWGVLREIHSLRLNREQPEPSTLFAPTSALLDSSLGRIPDLERWLDGEPRPLLASGLPRPERVPLGLPVPFPDAADPGAALLGVPTDSGPRRLIEQLHAFPRPSAEIRLRVCRACLELGERDAAADELAIAVELIGSAAPYDWRLSWHRALLRLADGAVADARREFDEVYSALPGEYAPKLALGYCAEHLGDHEAAKRFYEAVWQRNRSQGSAAFGLARLRLAAGDRGGAVEILGGVPKVSRHYDAARIAIVRVLSGRLGHPDALPTAEDLAEVRTRLPRLYLDEGRESGPARDRLTAESLEVTLDWAERQAGSGEQRGEPAGHARSRRWTRKGRPDPAAGAPRSGTEPPSLVYGEWEDESALRGELELTLRRVARQVDSPEALGALIDRANAIRPVTRV; this comes from the coding sequence ATGACGGACCCGACGGATGGGACGGTCTGCCACCGCCCGGACTGCCGCGGCGGGGGCCTGGGCCGGATCAACGCCCGGGGGTTCTGCTCGGAGTGCGGCCGCAGGCCCCTGCCCGCCGCCGCTCCGCCCGCTCCCCCGCCCGCCGGGTCCGCCGCCCCTTTGGCGTCCGAGTCGACGGCGACCACGGCCCGTGCCCGCCGCCGCGACGTGGCGCGGAAGTTCACGGTGCGGCCGGCGGGCGAGGGCCTGCTGAACCTGCCCCGCGTCGAACTCCCCTCGCTGCGCGACCTGGTGATGGACGATCCGCATCCCCCCTCGCGCGGCCAGACCTGCGGCTGGGAGGGGTGCGACGCGACCGTGGGCGCGCCCTACGCCGGACAGCCCGCGCTCTCCCGGGGCTACTGCCCGCGCTGCCGCCATCCGTTCGACTTCACTCCGCGGCTGAGCCCAGGCGATCTGCTGGGCGATCAGTACCGGGTGATCGGCTGCGTCGGGTACGGCGGGCTCGGCTGGGTCTATCTCGCCGAGGACACCCAGCTGGACGACCAGCCCGTGGCCATCAAGGGCCTGATCAACAACGAGGACGAGGCGGCCCTGCGGGTGGCGGTCGAGGAGCGCCGCTATCTGACCGTGCTCGACCACCCGGGGATCGTCCGGATCATCAACTACGTCACCCAGCCCGACCCCCGCGACGAAGGCGCGCTGACCGGCTACATCGTGATGGAGTTCGTCGGCGGGATGACCCTCGCCCAGATCAAGGACCACATCGCGGACGCGGTGAGGCCGTACGACGGGCCGCGGCTGTACGAGCACATCCTGGCCTACGGCTGTCTGGTGCTGCGCGCGCTGGGCTATCTGCACGGCGAGAAGCTGCTGTACTGCGATCTCAAGCCGAGCAATGTGATGCACTACGAGGACCGGGTCAAGGTGATCGACCTCGGCGCGGTGCGGCGGCTGGGCCAGCGGGACGGCGGGCCGCCGGTGATCACCGAGGCGTTCGCCGCCCCCGAGGTGCTGGCCCGGGGCGCCTCGGCCCTCACCGAGCGCCATGACCTCTTCGGGGTCGGCAGGACGCTCGAGGAGCTCTCGGACAAGGCCGCCCGGCAGACCCAGCGGCCGCCGGGCCTGGGCGCCGAGTCCTACCGCCGGGTGCTGGCCCGCGCCACCGCGGCCGACCCGGAGCGGCGGTTCGGTTCGGCCGCGGAGATGTCCGAGCAGCTGTGGGGCGTGCTGCGGGAGATCCACTCGCTGCGGTTGAACCGGGAGCAGCCGGAGCCGTCCACGCTCTTCGCCCCCACCTCGGCGCTGCTGGACTCCTCGCTGGGCCGGATCCCGGACCTGGAGCGCTGGCTGGACGGGGAGCCGCGCCCGCTGCTTGCGTCCGGGCTGCCCCGGCCGGAGCGGGTGCCGCTCGGGCTGCCGGTGCCGTTCCCGGACGCGGCGGATCCCGGCGCGGCGCTGCTGGGCGTCCCGACCGACAGTGGGCCGCGGCGGCTGATCGAGCAACTGCACGCCTTCCCCCGCCCCTCCGCCGAGATCCGGCTGCGCGTCTGCCGCGCCTGTCTGGAGCTGGGCGAACGGGACGCGGCGGCCGATGAGTTGGCGATCGCCGTCGAACTGATCGGCTCCGCCGCCCCGTATGACTGGCGGCTGTCCTGGCACCGCGCCCTGCTGCGGCTCGCGGACGGCGCGGTGGCCGACGCCCGGCGCGAGTTCGACGAGGTCTACAGCGCCCTGCCCGGGGAGTACGCGCCCAAGCTGGCGCTCGGTTACTGCGCCGAGCACCTGGGCGACCACGAGGCCGCCAAGCGGTTCTACGAGGCGGTGTGGCAGCGCAACCGCTCGCAGGGCAGCGCCGCCTTCGGGCTGGCCCGGCTCCGGCTCGCGGCGGGCGACCGGGGCGGCGCGGTGGAGATCCTCGGCGGGGTGCCGAAGGTCTCCCGCCACTACGACGCCGCGCGGATCGCCATAGTACGGGTGCTGTCGGGGCGGCTGGGCCACCCCGACGCCCTGCCGACGGCCGAGGACCTGGCGGAGGTGCGCACGAGGCTGCCGCGGCTGTATCTGGACGAGGGGCGCGAGTCCGGCCCGGCCCGGGACCGGCTGACGGCGGAGTCGCTGGAGGTGACGCTGGACTGGGCGGAGCGGCAAGCCGGGTCCGGGGAGCAGAGGGGTGAGCCCGCTGGGCACGCCCGTTCACGGCGCTGGACACGGAAGGGGCGCCCCGATCCGGCGGCCGGAGCGCCCCGGAGCGGAACCGAACCTCCGTCACTGGTGTATGGGGAGTGGGAGGACGAAAGCGCGCTGCGCGGGGAATTGGAGCTGACGCTGCGCCGGGTGGCCCGGCAGGTGGACAGCCCCGAGGCCCTCGGGGCGCTGATCGACCGCGCGAACGCCATCCGGCCCGTGACCCGCGTCTGA
- a CDS encoding IPT/TIG domain-containing protein, whose product MPISPSQGSSAGGQTVVITGTNLGGATAVHFGSKLATITANNATSVTVTTPSGSGVVQVTVTTPGGTSNPLNFYYVGPPFKSALSSTSGPLAGGNTVTITGTGLSTASAVAFGANSATPTIVSDSQITVVVPTGAAAGPVGVTVTTAGGSNNGFSYTYVATPTVTGFTPASGPPSGGTAVTITGTNLSTTQSVTFGGIAASFIVISDASVSAVSPPTADGQPGPADITVTTQAGSATAGTPFQYVAGPGI is encoded by the coding sequence ATGCCCATCTCACCCAGCCAGGGGTCGTCCGCCGGCGGACAGACCGTCGTCATCACGGGCACCAACCTCGGCGGTGCCACGGCCGTGCACTTCGGCAGCAAACTGGCCACCATCACGGCCAACAACGCCACCTCCGTGACGGTCACCACGCCGTCCGGCAGCGGGGTAGTGCAGGTGACCGTGACCACGCCCGGCGGCACCAGCAATCCGCTGAACTTCTATTACGTCGGCCCGCCCTTCAAGTCCGCGCTGAGCAGCACCTCCGGGCCGCTCGCGGGCGGCAATACGGTCACCATCACCGGCACCGGGTTGTCGACCGCCAGCGCCGTGGCCTTCGGCGCCAACTCCGCGACGCCGACCATCGTCTCCGACAGCCAGATCACCGTGGTCGTGCCGACCGGCGCAGCGGCCGGGCCGGTCGGGGTGACCGTCACCACCGCGGGAGGCAGCAACAACGGGTTCTCCTACACCTATGTGGCCACCCCGACGGTCACCGGCTTCACGCCCGCCTCGGGCCCGCCCTCCGGGGGCACCGCGGTGACCATCACCGGCACCAATCTGTCCACCACCCAATCGGTGACCTTCGGCGGCATCGCGGCGTCGTTCATCGTCATCAGCGACGCCAGCGTGTCCGCGGTCTCGCCGCCCACCGCGGACGGGCAGCCCGGCCCCGCCGACATCACAGTCACCACCCAGGCCGGCAGCGCGACTGCCGGTACCCCGTTCCAGTACGTGGCCGGTCCGGGCA
- a CDS encoding S1 family peptidase → MGITADATSNGGTWRVRIRSSAGDVLGAGILLGSETVLTCAHVIPDDGLPVPATEVLVELVEVHEARPVPARVADGCWVPQRSDGCGDVALLRLGRPQPAEHAAPLYRLPPVLGRPVWMGGFPEGLDNGHYLRAKTAGRVGPRAEWVGLDPKSPRDVVRKGFSGAGVEDEATRHVIGMVVSRYDDPVDVPSAERLSVSYMIPVETIVRHLPVVHRWVRGDPGVDRPLVSPLTTRVQDIGFAQRLAVWLRREPLTGRAGITDVETVVIEDDDHARYEALSRAITLADRELSGGGPDEAVSAAPHGTVPPLGSVDLAIDVTKRTDTEVALRVADRMDLRSPGDTSPLSRVRANAVPLTIVAVGVDRARDPEALVGFMKLLADRGSRLLLVFRDPQSGGLRLAERLFRPEAARIDAWLDELAGRVALAADREHETAERGARRSSLSDAEDATALRINLTRLRSDPELRSHRIVAKLAAFEHSVRAVAERAEETLRVIDAQQPAVQELKWQLVSYTAMLGTKAESERAELIPLHRAAVRLLAEVPCDLPEARRAVDRFVAAVHAPPEGEAP, encoded by the coding sequence ATGGGCATTACCGCCGATGCGACCTCCAACGGGGGCACATGGCGGGTGAGGATCCGTAGTTCGGCCGGTGACGTCCTGGGCGCCGGAATCCTCCTGGGCAGCGAGACGGTGCTGACGTGCGCCCATGTGATCCCCGACGACGGGCTCCCGGTGCCCGCCACCGAGGTGCTGGTCGAGCTGGTCGAGGTGCACGAGGCGCGGCCCGTCCCCGCGCGCGTCGCCGACGGCTGCTGGGTGCCCCAGCGCTCCGACGGCTGCGGCGATGTGGCGCTGCTGCGGCTGGGCCGGCCGCAGCCCGCCGAGCACGCCGCGCCCCTCTACCGGCTGCCGCCGGTGCTCGGCCGGCCGGTGTGGATGGGCGGCTTCCCCGAAGGGCTCGACAACGGCCACTATCTGCGGGCGAAGACCGCCGGGCGGGTCGGCCCCCGGGCGGAGTGGGTGGGTCTTGACCCCAAGTCGCCCAGGGATGTGGTCCGTAAGGGCTTCAGCGGCGCCGGGGTGGAGGACGAGGCGACCCGGCATGTCATCGGCATGGTCGTGAGCCGGTACGACGACCCCGTCGACGTGCCGTCCGCCGAGCGCCTCAGCGTCTCCTACATGATCCCGGTCGAGACGATCGTGCGCCATCTGCCGGTGGTCCACCGCTGGGTGCGCGGCGACCCCGGGGTGGACCGGCCGCTGGTCTCCCCGCTCACCACCCGCGTCCAGGACATCGGCTTCGCCCAGCGGCTCGCCGTATGGCTGCGCCGGGAGCCCCTGACCGGGCGCGCGGGCATCACGGACGTGGAGACCGTGGTCATCGAGGACGACGACCACGCGCGGTACGAGGCGCTCAGCCGCGCCATCACGCTCGCCGACCGAGAGCTGTCGGGCGGCGGCCCCGACGAGGCGGTCTCGGCCGCGCCGCACGGCACCGTACCGCCGCTGGGCAGCGTGGACCTGGCCATCGACGTCACCAAGCGCACCGACACCGAGGTCGCGCTGCGGGTCGCGGACCGGATGGATCTGCGCTCGCCCGGCGACACCTCCCCGCTCAGCCGGGTCCGGGCCAACGCCGTGCCGCTCACCATCGTGGCCGTCGGCGTGGACCGCGCCCGCGACCCGGAGGCGCTGGTCGGCTTCATGAAGCTGCTCGCCGACCGGGGCAGCCGGCTGCTGCTGGTCTTCCGCGACCCCCAGTCGGGCGGACTGCGGCTGGCCGAACGGCTGTTCCGTCCCGAGGCGGCCCGGATCGACGCCTGGCTGGACGAGCTCGCCGGGCGGGTGGCGCTCGCGGCCGACCGCGAGCACGAGACGGCCGAGCGCGGGGCGCGCCGTTCGTCCTTATCGGACGCCGAGGACGCCACGGCCCTGCGGATCAATCTGACCCGGCTGCGCTCCGACCCCGAGCTGCGCTCCCACCGCATCGTCGCCAAACTGGCCGCGTTCGAGCACTCGGTGCGGGCGGTCGCCGAGCGGGCCGAGGAGACACTGCGGGTGATCGACGCCCAGCAGCCGGCGGTCCAGGAGCTGAAGTGGCAGCTGGTGTCGTACACGGCGATGCTCGGGACCAAGGCCGAATCCGAGCGGGCCGAGCTGATCCCGCTGCACCGCGCCGCGGTGCGGCTGCTGGCCGAGGTGCCCTGCGATCTGCCGGAGGCCCGCCGCGCCGTCGACCGGTTCGTGGCCGCCGTGCACGCACCGCCGGAGGGGGAGGCGCCATGA
- a CDS encoding VWA domain-containing protein, whose protein sequence is MNEDRRERQHGPGPEGAGGGPALTLRVHQNKYLPASAGRTEMHAIVSVRAHGLGPAAARTATSEVIVIDCSMSMSWPPTKIAAARRATATAVGILRDGTRFAIVEGTEQAQVVYPFTGGMAVAGPDTKAAAARVAARLPAVGGTAMGSWLDLARRLHLRQPAAIRHTLLLTDGRNEHDPPGYLDQVLDACAPHFTCDARGIGDGWDATELKRIAHRLHGRADAVLKDSALAAEFEEMVSASMAKALAGVRIRIRTRAGSRVGFVKQVHPTRADLTDEGVRPDERTWEWTGRSWGDETREYQVSVLADPRRDPMGEDVELAAVELVVEGDTALPLPEPESVLVQWTDDVLLSSRIDPRLAHYDADSELGHAITAGCDAYEAGDRERARRQWGRAVQLAHQLGSEKMLARLSGLVHIVDAGTGEVRIREPIRPLDLNSVIVVSEESAPFMGMERPGPVAPPAADVLCPACGRRSPAGAGFCQQCNAPLSGEPGESGQAGGAT, encoded by the coding sequence ATGAACGAGGACCGCAGAGAGAGACAGCACGGCCCGGGCCCGGAGGGCGCCGGCGGGGGCCCGGCCCTCACCCTGCGGGTGCACCAGAACAAGTACCTGCCCGCCTCCGCGGGCCGCACCGAGATGCACGCCATCGTCAGCGTGCGGGCCCACGGTCTGGGCCCGGCGGCGGCCCGCACCGCCACTTCGGAGGTCATCGTCATCGACTGCTCGATGTCGATGAGCTGGCCGCCGACGAAGATCGCGGCGGCGCGCCGGGCCACCGCCACCGCGGTCGGCATACTGCGCGACGGCACCCGCTTCGCGATCGTCGAGGGCACCGAACAGGCCCAGGTGGTCTATCCGTTCACCGGCGGCATGGCGGTGGCGGGGCCGGACACCAAGGCCGCCGCCGCCCGGGTGGCGGCCCGGCTGCCCGCGGTCGGCGGCACCGCGATGGGCTCCTGGCTGGACCTCGCCCGGCGGCTGCATCTGCGGCAGCCCGCCGCGATCCGGCACACCCTGCTGCTCACCGACGGCCGTAACGAACACGACCCGCCCGGCTACCTGGACCAGGTGCTGGACGCCTGCGCCCCGCATTTCACCTGTGACGCGCGCGGGATCGGCGACGGCTGGGACGCCACCGAGCTGAAGCGGATCGCGCACCGGCTGCACGGCCGGGCCGACGCGGTCCTGAAGGACTCGGCGCTGGCCGCCGAGTTCGAGGAGATGGTCTCCGCCTCGATGGCCAAGGCGCTGGCCGGGGTGCGGATCCGGATCCGCACCCGGGCGGGCAGCCGGGTCGGCTTCGTCAAGCAGGTGCACCCCACCCGGGCGGACCTCACCGACGAGGGCGTCCGCCCCGATGAGCGCACCTGGGAGTGGACCGGCAGGTCGTGGGGCGACGAGACCCGCGAGTACCAGGTGTCCGTGCTCGCCGATCCGCGACGCGACCCGATGGGCGAGGACGTGGAGCTGGCCGCCGTGGAGCTGGTGGTGGAGGGCGACACCGCGCTGCCGCTGCCCGAGCCGGAGTCGGTGCTGGTCCAGTGGACGGACGATGTGCTGCTTTCATCCCGTATCGACCCCCGGCTGGCCCACTACGACGCCGACTCCGAGCTGGGTCACGCGATCACCGCGGGCTGCGACGCGTACGAGGCGGGCGACCGGGAGCGGGCCCGCCGCCAGTGGGGGCGCGCCGTCCAGCTGGCCCATCAGCTGGGCAGCGAGAAGATGCTGGCCCGGCTGAGCGGGCTGGTCCACATCGTCGACGCGGGCACCGGCGAGGTGCGGATCCGCGAGCCCATCCGGCCGCTGGACCTCAACTCGGTGATCGTCGTGTCGGAGGAGAGCGCCCCCTTCATGGGGATGGAGCGCCCGGGTCCCGTCGCGCCGCCCGCCGCGGACGTCCTCTGCCCGGCCTGCGGGCGCCGGTCGCCCGCAGGCGCCGGGTTCTGCCAGCAGTGCAACGCCCCCCTGAGCGGCGAACCGGGCGAATCGGGTCAAGCGGGCGGCGCGACATGA
- a CDS encoding ABC transporter substrate-binding protein has translation MSAAKRSGHATATVLGLWMVLLCVVGAGDTSGWQSRGSVSVLASWTGDEGGAFRALLDTFTRRTGIHVDYQGTTALREVLSSEVASGTPPDIAVLPSTGELAAYARQRQLTPLDGVIPSRERTAYGKLWTPRLSADGPVYGIAVKADLKSIVWYDRDRRPGTLPALAADGRQWCVGMGDDATSGWPGTDWIEDLLLQQQGRSVYQDWATGGLPWTDPRVERAWQSWGSLFGKDAARTALITDFREAGAKLFGTKPPCALEHQGSFIRGGYPDPAKAAFAFSPGLLPDTDQRSTAREVSGDFAAMFRDTPQAQELMRYLISADAQRAWGEKTADSSTHPFFANRDVQLDAQGDDAVGRSIAKTLRDSASLCLDASDAMPTRMRVAFQRAALAYLSDTGKPPDGLLRSLERIRQSLHDTPDQPWLSTVCG, from the coding sequence ATGAGCGCGGCGAAGCGGTCCGGCCACGCCACGGCCACGGTCCTCGGGCTGTGGATGGTACTGCTGTGTGTCGTGGGCGCGGGCGATACGAGCGGCTGGCAGTCGCGCGGCAGCGTCAGCGTGCTCGCGTCATGGACCGGCGACGAGGGCGGGGCGTTCCGGGCCCTGCTGGACACGTTCACCCGGCGCACCGGCATCCATGTGGACTATCAGGGCACCACCGCGCTGCGCGAGGTGCTGTCCTCGGAGGTGGCCTCCGGGACCCCGCCCGACATCGCCGTACTGCCCAGCACGGGCGAGCTGGCCGCGTACGCCCGCCAGCGCCAGCTGACCCCGCTGGACGGAGTGATCCCGAGCCGGGAGCGCACGGCCTACGGAAAGCTGTGGACGCCCCGGCTGAGCGCCGACGGACCGGTGTACGGGATCGCGGTCAAGGCCGATCTGAAGAGCATCGTCTGGTACGACCGCGACCGCCGCCCGGGAACGCTGCCCGCCCTCGCCGCCGACGGCCGCCAGTGGTGCGTCGGCATGGGCGACGACGCGACCTCCGGCTGGCCCGGCACCGACTGGATCGAGGATCTGCTCCTCCAGCAGCAGGGCAGATCCGTCTACCAGGACTGGGCCACCGGCGGGCTGCCATGGACGGACCCCCGGGTGGAGCGGGCCTGGCAGAGCTGGGGCTCGCTCTTCGGCAAGGACGCCGCGCGCACCGCGCTGATCACGGACTTCCGCGAGGCGGGCGCGAAGCTGTTCGGCACGAAACCGCCGTGCGCGCTGGAGCACCAGGGGTCGTTCATCCGCGGCGGCTACCCCGACCCCGCCAAGGCGGCCTTCGCCTTCTCCCCCGGGCTCCTCCCCGACACCGACCAGCGATCCACCGCCCGGGAGGTGTCCGGCGACTTCGCCGCGATGTTCCGCGACACCCCGCAGGCCCAGGAGCTGATGCGCTATCTGATCTCGGCCGACGCCCAGCGGGCGTGGGGCGAGAAGACCGCCGACAGCAGCACCCACCCGTTCTTCGCCAACCGCGACGTCCAGTTGGACGCCCAGGGCGACGACGCCGTGGGCCGGAGCATCGCGAAGACCCTCCGGGACTCGGCCTCGCTGTGCCTGGACGCCTCCGACGCCATGCCCACGCGAATGCGGGTGGCCTTCCAGCGCGCCGCGCTGGCCTACCTCAGCGACACCGGCAAGCCGCCGGACGGGCTGCTGCGCAGCCTGGAGAGAATCCGCCAGAGCCTGCACGACACCCCCGACCAGCCCTGGCTGTCGACGGTCTGCGGCTGA
- a CDS encoding GOLPH3/VPS74 family protein: MGRSRRTIPEELLLLALDPTTGTTAQPQSLDLGLAGAQLVELALAGRIAPDGDRIAVVLPRPTGDPTLDSALELLRRRGSPVRAVHWIGGPRLGLRQTYLTHLERCGMVHAVAGQMCGVLPTTRYQATDTAISREIRARLDSAIRTGVPPDPRTAALAALAHAVGLGKHLYPGNEGRSSRSRLRDLIRHDPMGGLVAHAVMDVQNGVAAQPRRAPAAGPGRQPGTRAAAEPAAGVPAQPSRRGSMARVGAR, encoded by the coding sequence ATGGGCAGGAGCCGCAGAACAATTCCGGAGGAGCTTCTGCTGCTCGCTTTGGACCCGACCACGGGTACCACGGCGCAGCCGCAGTCGCTTGACCTCGGTCTTGCCGGGGCACAGCTAGTAGAGCTGGCCCTGGCCGGACGGATAGCCCCTGACGGGGATCGTATCGCCGTGGTGCTGCCACGGCCGACCGGAGATCCGACTCTGGACTCCGCGCTGGAGCTGCTGCGCCGACGCGGCAGCCCGGTGCGCGCGGTCCACTGGATCGGCGGGCCCCGACTGGGGCTGCGCCAGACGTACCTCACGCACCTGGAGCGCTGCGGCATGGTGCATGCCGTCGCGGGCCAGATGTGTGGCGTACTGCCGACGACGCGCTACCAGGCGACGGACACGGCGATCAGCCGGGAGATCAGGGCCCGGCTGGACAGCGCGATCCGCACCGGCGTACCGCCGGACCCGCGGACCGCCGCGCTCGCCGCGCTGGCCCACGCGGTCGGACTCGGCAAGCACCTGTATCCCGGGAACGAGGGGCGTTCCTCGCGCTCCAGGCTCCGGGATCTGATCCGGCACGACCCGATGGGCGGTCTCGTGGCGCACGCCGTGATGGACGTGCAGAACGGTGTCGCGGCGCAGCCACGGCGCGCACCGGCCGCGGGACCGGGCCGACAGCCGGGCACGCGCGCCGCGGCGGAGCCCGCGGCCGGCGTTCCGGCCCAGCCGTCCCGTCGCGGGAGCATGGCCCGCGTCGGAGCGCGCTGA
- a CDS encoding MFS transporter: protein MTTVDPTRADESGGSEESTAARIRVPTQRWPEEPTGPAEAERESRQAASSGLLQRARTAALRHPVLAALAAAALLHLVWVALLANSGGDLAAQDAWAEFALQHPDLAYNLAWYGGMHPVSYSVISPYLMAVLGVRSTMMVAGTLSAGLLALLLVRSRAVRRPMWPAMYGAFALTCNAISGRVTFGLGAMFGLAAVAVIFAWPRRWRSRHWHHKTGRFVLAAVLSALATMSSPVAGLFVGVVAAGLWLTKRRPAAYALGITPAVVVGLSAWLFPFSGEQPMGIGSVILPFITGAATLMCVPRTWSTVRVGAGLYCLGVVLTWAIPSQIGTNISRLGMVFGGVVLIAALPAVRKPPRAELRTTRAGRRWTVLVLALATVTVWQGVKTVDDVIHTAPSASWARELAPLVDRLKREQADRGRVEVVPVRSHRESSALAPYVNLARGWNRQRDLDRNPIFYGEDTLTPVSYHEWLKRWAVHFVVLPADDPDTAAEKESELLGTELPYLRQVWSDENWKLYEVKDPTQIADSPATVRRAGADQLVLSVRAKGPVLIRIPYSPWLGLVDKDGHSVRAPKGEDDRLPINREGCLTKQIVGGEEGQPEDEWTVLHAPRPGVYRITGKYQLPRGTPCPDEMAP from the coding sequence GTGACCACCGTGGATCCGACACGGGCCGATGAAAGCGGGGGCTCGGAGGAGAGCACCGCCGCACGAATACGCGTACCCACACAGCGCTGGCCGGAAGAGCCGACCGGCCCGGCGGAGGCGGAGCGCGAGAGCCGCCAGGCCGCTTCGTCCGGGCTGCTCCAGCGCGCCCGGACGGCGGCCCTGCGCCATCCGGTTCTGGCCGCCCTGGCCGCCGCCGCGCTGCTGCATCTGGTGTGGGTGGCGCTGCTCGCGAACAGCGGCGGTGACCTCGCCGCGCAGGACGCCTGGGCGGAGTTCGCCCTCCAACATCCGGACCTGGCGTACAACCTGGCCTGGTACGGCGGGATGCACCCCGTCTCGTACAGCGTCATCTCGCCATATCTGATGGCGGTCCTCGGGGTCCGCTCGACGATGATGGTCGCGGGGACGCTGTCCGCCGGGCTGCTCGCGCTGCTGCTGGTGCGCAGCCGTGCCGTACGGCGGCCGATGTGGCCCGCCATGTACGGCGCGTTCGCGCTCACCTGCAACGCCATCTCGGGCCGGGTGACCTTCGGGCTCGGCGCGATGTTCGGGCTCGCGGCCGTCGCCGTGATCTTCGCCTGGCCCCGGCGGTGGCGCTCCCGGCACTGGCACCACAAGACCGGACGGTTCGTCCTGGCCGCCGTGCTGTCGGCGCTGGCGACCATGTCCAGTCCGGTGGCCGGTCTGTTCGTGGGCGTCGTGGCCGCGGGGCTGTGGCTGACCAAGCGGCGCCCCGCCGCGTACGCGCTCGGGATCACCCCGGCCGTGGTGGTCGGCCTGTCGGCGTGGCTGTTTCCGTTCTCCGGTGAGCAGCCGATGGGCATCGGGTCGGTGATCCTGCCGTTCATCACCGGTGCCGCCACGCTGATGTGTGTGCCGCGCACCTGGTCGACGGTGCGGGTCGGGGCCGGGCTCTACTGCCTCGGGGTGGTGCTCACCTGGGCGATTCCCTCCCAGATCGGCACCAATATCTCCCGGCTCGGCATGGTCTTCGGCGGTGTGGTGCTGATCGCCGCGCTGCCCGCGGTGCGCAAGCCACCGCGCGCCGAGCTGCGCACGACGCGCGCGGGCCGCCGCTGGACCGTCCTGGTGCTGGCGCTCGCGACCGTCACGGTGTGGCAGGGGGTCAAGACCGTCGACGACGTGATCCACACCGCCCCCTCGGCGTCCTGGGCCCGTGAGCTGGCACCGCTGGTCGACCGGCTCAAGCGGGAGCAGGCCGACCGGGGGCGGGTCGAGGTGGTTCCGGTGCGCAGCCACCGCGAATCCTCCGCGCTCGCCCCGTACGTCAATCTGGCGCGCGGCTGGAACCGCCAGCGCGACCTGGACCGGAACCCGATCTTCTACGGCGAGGACACCCTCACACCGGTCAGCTACCACGAATGGCTCAAGCGCTGGGCGGTGCACTTTGTGGTGCTGCCCGCGGACGACCCGGACACCGCGGCGGAGAAGGAGTCCGAGCTGCTCGGCACCGAGCTGCCGTATCTGCGCCAGGTCTGGTCGGACGAGAACTGGAAGCTGTACGAGGTCAAGGACCCGACACAGATCGCCGACTCGCCCGCCACCGTGCGGCGCGCGGGCGCCGACCAGCTGGTGCTGTCGGTCCGCGCCAAGGGCCCGGTGCTCATCCGCATCCCGTACTCGCCGTGGCTGGGCCTGGTGGACAAGGACGGGCACAGCGTCCGGGCCCCGAAGGGGGAGGACGACCGGCTGCCGATCAACCGCGAGGGCTGCCTCACCAAGCAGATCGTGGGGGGGGAGGAGGGCCAGCCGGAGGACGAGTGGACGGTGCTGCACGCCCCCCGGCCCGGCGTCTACCGGATAACGGGCAAGTACCAGCTGCCGCGCGGCACGCCCTGCCCGGACGAGATGGCGCCCTGA